In the Opitutaceae bacterium genome, one interval contains:
- a CDS encoding FtsX-like permease family protein: MPWYLYIALKQLFPSGRRFPFFTFVSVTGVVLGVALLVIVLSVMNGFGREIRTKIVETQGDVLVQSGQIEYRPERLMAEVEAFPEVVAVAPFASGPIMVEFQNQPRFPIFQGIDPEREPRVVPLSKFLRSGSLDDLDDDSVLLSSELAMGLRVGVGAEVELYSPLLMERLKRDEILLPRAVRVVGIYETGWNQIDGNTIIGSLHLMQDLYGLDEGIHGLKVKLAEGIDVDEAVPAINKRLDWGYRAVSWIDTNRDFLFVIQLEKNILFFLLLFVVLVSAFAITSSLLITVVRKTREIGLYGALGGRRWQVAACFCLQGLVIGLAGTLIGFGVGFLALHFRNDVIHGFARLTQSEAALQRFYQFSNLPAYSDRSDMVIIAIASIVISTLAGIIPAWRAARLRPAEALRAE, encoded by the coding sequence GTGCCCTGGTACCTCTACATCGCGCTCAAGCAACTCTTCCCCTCGGGCCGGAGGTTTCCCTTCTTCACTTTTGTCTCGGTCACGGGAGTCGTTCTCGGGGTGGCCCTGCTCGTCATCGTCCTCAGTGTCATGAACGGATTCGGGCGGGAGATCCGGACCAAGATCGTCGAGACCCAGGGCGATGTGCTCGTGCAGTCGGGACAAATTGAATACCGGCCGGAAAGGCTGATGGCCGAAGTGGAGGCCTTTCCCGAGGTCGTCGCGGTCGCTCCCTTTGCTTCGGGACCGATCATGGTTGAGTTTCAGAATCAGCCGCGGTTCCCCATTTTCCAGGGGATCGATCCGGAACGGGAACCGCGGGTGGTGCCGCTTTCCAAGTTCCTGCGCAGCGGCAGCCTCGACGATCTGGATGACGATTCCGTTCTGCTCAGTTCCGAACTGGCCATGGGACTGCGGGTCGGGGTCGGGGCGGAGGTCGAGCTCTATTCCCCGCTTCTGATGGAGCGGCTGAAACGCGACGAGATCCTGCTCCCTCGGGCGGTCCGGGTGGTCGGAATCTACGAGACGGGGTGGAATCAGATCGACGGCAACACTATCATCGGGTCGCTCCACCTCATGCAGGATCTTTACGGTCTCGACGAGGGCATTCACGGGCTCAAGGTCAAACTGGCCGAAGGGATCGACGTGGATGAGGCGGTTCCGGCGATCAACAAGCGACTCGACTGGGGCTACCGGGCGGTCTCCTGGATCGACACCAACCGCGATTTCCTCTTCGTCATCCAACTGGAAAAGAACATCCTGTTCTTTCTCCTGCTTTTCGTCGTGCTCGTATCGGCATTCGCCATCACCAGTTCGCTTCTCATCACCGTGGTGCGGAAGACCCGGGAGATCGGACTCTACGGAGCCCTTGGCGGCCGGCGCTGGCAGGTGGCGGCCTGTTTCTGCCTGCAGGGACTGGTCATCGGACTGGCCGGGACCCTGATCGGCTTCGGGGTGGGCTTTCTCGCCCTCCATTTCCGCAACGACGTCATTCACGGTTTCGCGCGGCTGACGCAGAGCGAAGCCGCCCTGCAGCGCTTCTATCAGTTTTCCAACCTGCCAGCATATTCGGATCGTAGTGACATGGTCATCATTGCGATCGCCTCGATTGTCATCTCCACCCTGGCCGGGATCATCCCGGCCTGGCGGGCCGCGCGTTTGCGGCCGGCCGAAGCCCTCCGCGCCGAATGA